A single bacterium HR11 DNA region contains:
- the ggt gene encoding Gamma-glutamyltranspeptidase → MVAKGERRIADGEGRRANRYPLLAIRYWLFCSWPLVLCSWLFVLCPLPGEAAEKVAFARRGVVVCENPRAADIGADILRQGGNAVDAAVAVGFALAVLFPQAGNVGGGGFMIIYRPDSEAYALDFREQAPSQATPDMYLDPAGNVIPDLSTHGYLAVAVPGTPAGLFEAHRRFGRLPWPRLLRPAIELAARGFETDTSLYLALRRDRDRLLKDPEFARIFFDGTEPKGRIVQPELARTLRTLAAQGAQGFYTGWVAEAIEEAMRRHGGRVTREDLAEYRPLWREPVQFSVGDATVFSMPLPSAGGWMLKFMFTVLENLRTPDVGWHSALHVNLVVEAAKQAYAERAHHMGDPDRVPFPTFLDTPAYFRAMAQKIRPYRVQPAEAVRPTLRPLYEESPETTHYSVLDAQGMAVAVTYTLNDLFGAGVIVPGTGILLNNEMDDFSLKPGVPNLYGLTGGDANAVGPRKRMLSSMTPTVVVRDGQVLGLLGSPGGATIVTTVYQVLENLLIFRMEPFLALTAPRFHHQWMPDEIRYEPTAFSGDTLRVLQGLGYRLQPVPALGRVQMIWQWQDGYLGLSDPRSPGSAAGWR, encoded by the coding sequence GTGGTGGCGAAAGGTGAACGGCGAATAGCGGACGGCGAAGGGCGAAGGGCGAATCGTTATCCGCTACTCGCCATTCGTTATTGGCTATTTTGCTCTTGGCCCCTCGTCCTTTGCTCCTGGCTCTTTGTCCTTTGCCCTTTACCCGGTGAGGCCGCCGAAAAGGTCGCCTTCGCTCGACGGGGCGTCGTCGTCTGCGAAAACCCCCGGGCCGCCGACATCGGAGCCGACATCCTGCGCCAGGGCGGGAACGCCGTCGATGCCGCCGTCGCCGTGGGGTTCGCCTTGGCCGTCCTGTTCCCCCAGGCCGGCAACGTCGGTGGCGGTGGCTTCATGATCATCTACAGGCCGGACTCGGAAGCCTATGCCCTCGATTTCCGAGAACAAGCCCCGTCCCAGGCGACGCCCGATATGTACCTGGACCCGGCGGGCAACGTGATACCCGACTTGAGTACCCATGGATACTTAGCCGTCGCCGTTCCCGGTACGCCCGCCGGCCTCTTTGAAGCTCATCGGCGCTTCGGCCGGCTCCCCTGGCCCCGACTCCTCCGACCGGCCATCGAGCTGGCGGCCCGGGGCTTTGAAACGGATACGAGCCTCTACCTGGCCCTCCGCCGGGATCGGGACCGACTCCTAAAAGACCCGGAATTCGCACGCATCTTCTTCGACGGGACCGAACCCAAAGGCCGCATCGTTCAACCCGAGCTGGCCCGAACTCTGCGCACCCTCGCCGCCCAAGGTGCCCAGGGATTCTATACGGGATGGGTCGCCGAAGCTATCGAAGAGGCGATGCGCCGCCACGGGGGCCGCGTCACCCGAGAGGACTTGGCCGAATACCGTCCCCTGTGGCGAGAGCCCGTTCAGTTTTCTGTAGGCGACGCCACGGTCTTCAGCATGCCCCTCCCCTCGGCCGGCGGATGGATGCTGAAGTTCATGTTCACCGTCCTGGAAAACCTCCGGACCCCTGACGTAGGCTGGCACAGCGCCCTCCACGTGAACCTCGTCGTCGAGGCCGCCAAACAGGCCTATGCCGAGCGGGCTCACCACATGGGCGACCCCGACCGGGTCCCCTTCCCGACATTTCTGGACACGCCGGCCTACTTTCGGGCGATGGCCCAAAAGATTCGGCCCTATCGAGTCCAACCGGCCGAGGCCGTCCGACCGACCTTAAGACCCTTGTATGAGGAATCTCCCGAGACGACCCACTACTCGGTCTTGGACGCTCAAGGGATGGCCGTCGCCGTGACCTATACCCTCAACGACCTCTTCGGCGCCGGTGTGATCGTCCCCGGTACGGGCATCCTCCTAAATAACGAGATGGACGACTTCAGCCTCAAGCCGGGCGTCCCAAACCTCTACGGCCTGACGGGTGGGGACGCCAACGCCGTCGGACCCCGGAAGCGTATGCTCAGCTCGATGACCCCGACCGTCGTCGTCCGGGATGGTCAGGTCCTTGGCCTCTTGGGTTCACCCGGCGGGGCGACCATCGTCACGACGGTCTACCAGGTCCTGGAAAACCTCCTCATCTTCCGGATGGAGCCTTTTCTGGCCCTGACGGCCCCCCGGTTCCACCATCAGTGGATGCCCGACGAAATCCGCTATGAACCGACGGCCTTTTCGGGCGACACCCTCCGGGTCCTACAAGGGTTGGGTTACCGACTGCAGCCCGTCCCGGCGTTGGGGCGAGTCCAGATGATCTGGCAATGGCAGGACGGCTACCTGGGGCTGTCCGACCCCCGGAGTCCCGGCAGTGCCGCCGGATGGCGTTGA
- a CDS encoding Farnesyl diphosphate synthase: protein MDGRDYLQDRAALVDLWLDELVRPAGPEPAAGLWEAMRYSLLAPAKRIRPVLLLAVGETLGVEPERFRYAACAIECIHTYSLIHDDLPAMDNDTLRRGRPTCHVQFGEGTAILAGDGLLTLAFELLGACPFLRAHPAIGIEVVRLLARYAGPRGMVAGQWMDMYTVAPTPSVEHVLSIHRRKTAALITAAVEIGGLMAEAPSAMMEALRTYGEAVGVAFQIVDDILDLTTPPERLGKTPGKDVQASKATYPRAVGLERAWADARAFRDRAIEAIRPWDARGLLTALAYLITERQA from the coding sequence ATGGACGGTCGAGACTACCTCCAGGATCGAGCGGCCCTCGTAGACCTCTGGTTAGACGAGTTGGTCCGACCTGCCGGCCCCGAACCGGCCGCCGGCCTCTGGGAGGCCATGCGCTACTCCCTCCTGGCCCCGGCCAAGCGCATCCGGCCGGTCCTCCTCTTGGCGGTCGGTGAGACCCTGGGCGTCGAGCCCGAACGTTTCCGGTATGCGGCTTGTGCCATCGAGTGTATCCATACGTATTCCTTAATCCATGATGACCTGCCGGCGATGGACAACGATACTCTCCGGCGGGGTCGACCGACATGTCACGTCCAGTTTGGCGAGGGGACGGCCATCCTGGCCGGGGATGGACTTCTCACGCTGGCCTTCGAGCTTTTAGGGGCATGTCCGTTTCTTCGGGCCCATCCGGCGATTGGCATCGAAGTCGTTCGTTTACTGGCTCGCTATGCCGGTCCGCGCGGGATGGTCGCCGGTCAGTGGATGGACATGTACACCGTGGCGCCGACGCCTTCGGTCGAGCACGTCTTAAGTATTCACCGCCGAAAGACGGCCGCCCTGATCACGGCCGCCGTCGAAATCGGGGGTCTCATGGCGGAAGCCCCGTCGGCCATGATGGAGGCCCTACGGACATACGGAGAGGCCGTCGGGGTCGCCTTTCAGATCGTCGACGATATCCTGGACCTCACGACCCCGCCGGAGCGTTTGGGGAAAACGCCCGGCAAGGACGTGCAAGCCTCGAAAGCGACCTATCCCCGAGCCGTCGGTCTCGAACGGGCCTGGGCGGACGCCCGGGCGTTCCGAGACCGGGCCATCGAGGCCATTCGGCCATGGGACGCGCGTGGCCTCTTGACGGCCCTGGCCTATCTTATCACGGAGCGGCAGGCGTAG
- the uvrA_1 gene encoding UvrABC system protein A: protein MASVSTVFSEVTTLTVSTERFITLQGVRHHNLKNLDLCLPKYRLIVVTGPSGSGKSSLAFETIYAEGQRRYLETLSTYARQFIRQMDKPDVERIVGLQPAVAIEQKKTPPHPRSTVGTVTEVYDYLRLLFARVGTPFCPTCDRPLQPQTIDQMVRTVLARWTGEPIAITAPIVRGRKGFHRKELEQAQKRGYTWARIDGRWYRLEDVPPLARTRHHTIDIVMDRLIAKPEHRARLETALETAIEMTRGFARVVHWENDEEILFSTHHRCPQCDFQFPDVEPWLFAFSSPKGACMACQGVGLVTPAVARRWERQPRRVEEMDADDPWEAWATWNTEEASFGGEDRTVPCPACEGTRLRPEARQVRIHGRNIADLSRMELGDLRAFLADLSWEGTDRLIAERILPSIFHRLEYLIDVGVEYLTLDRPTHTLSTGEMQRVRLAAQLGSGLRGVLYVLDEPTVGLHPRDTARLIRILHRLRDMGNTVIVVEHDEATIRAADFVVDLGPGAGEQGGYLIAAEPLDRFLRHPTSVTAAYLRGDRRIPQRPLLPLDRVPWLRLRNVRRHNLAGIDVQIPLGRLTAVTGVSGSGKSTLVFDVIYEEITRYHQSRGRATPLYCDAIEGLEFIRQAVVVDQSPVGRTPRSTPATYIGVFDDIRKFFASQPTARVWGYSPGRFSFNRPEGRCHYCEGMGYRRVRLHFMPDAYVLCEDCGGDRYNADTLKVTWQGRSIADILKMTVDEALQFFQAFPSITRKLQVLSDLALGYLRLGQPSHTLSGGESQRLKLARELTRSARGGILYLLDEPTTGLHAEDIRYLLQVLNRLVEQGHTVVVIEHHPDVIRNADYVLDLGPGGGRWGGRVVACGPPPVVAACAASATGQILKSVLQADGGKHGMDNHMETGARHV from the coding sequence ATGGCCAGCGTCTCAACAGTCTTTTCGGAAGTCACGACCCTGACCGTCTCGACCGAACGCTTCATTACCCTGCAAGGCGTCCGCCATCACAACCTGAAGAATCTGGACCTCTGCCTGCCCAAGTACCGGCTCATCGTCGTCACGGGTCCCAGCGGTTCCGGCAAGTCCTCCCTGGCGTTCGAGACGATCTATGCCGAAGGCCAACGCCGGTACCTGGAGACCCTGTCGACGTATGCCCGCCAGTTTATCCGCCAGATGGACAAGCCCGATGTCGAACGCATCGTCGGCCTTCAGCCGGCTGTCGCCATCGAACAAAAGAAGACGCCACCGCACCCCCGTTCGACGGTCGGTACCGTCACGGAGGTCTATGACTACCTGCGCTTGCTGTTCGCCCGGGTGGGCACCCCCTTCTGCCCGACCTGTGATCGGCCCCTCCAGCCCCAGACGATCGACCAGATGGTCCGGACGGTCCTGGCCCGCTGGACGGGCGAGCCCATCGCCATCACGGCCCCCATCGTCCGGGGTCGAAAGGGCTTTCATCGGAAAGAACTCGAACAGGCCCAAAAGCGGGGCTATACGTGGGCCCGCATCGACGGCCGATGGTACCGCCTCGAAGACGTCCCCCCACTGGCCCGGACCCGCCACCACACCATCGACATCGTGATGGACCGCCTGATCGCCAAACCCGAACATCGGGCCCGTCTGGAGACGGCCCTTGAGACGGCCATCGAGATGACTCGGGGATTCGCCCGGGTCGTCCATTGGGAAAACGATGAAGAAATCCTGTTTTCGACCCACCATCGATGCCCCCAGTGCGACTTTCAGTTCCCGGACGTCGAACCCTGGCTCTTTGCCTTCAGCAGTCCTAAGGGGGCTTGCATGGCCTGTCAGGGAGTCGGCCTCGTCACTCCGGCGGTCGCCCGCCGATGGGAACGCCAGCCCCGCCGCGTCGAAGAGATGGACGCCGACGACCCATGGGAAGCATGGGCCACCTGGAATACAGAAGAGGCGTCCTTCGGCGGTGAGGACCGGACCGTCCCGTGTCCGGCCTGCGAGGGGACCCGTCTCCGGCCGGAAGCCCGGCAGGTCCGAATTCACGGCCGGAACATCGCCGACCTCAGCCGCATGGAATTGGGCGACTTGCGGGCCTTCCTGGCCGACCTCTCCTGGGAGGGCACGGACCGGCTGATCGCCGAGCGTATCCTCCCCAGCATCTTCCACCGCCTCGAGTATCTCATCGACGTCGGCGTCGAGTACCTGACTCTGGACCGCCCGACCCATACGCTGTCGACCGGCGAGATGCAACGGGTCCGACTGGCCGCCCAGTTAGGCAGTGGCCTCCGGGGCGTCCTCTACGTGCTGGACGAACCGACGGTCGGCCTGCACCCGAGGGACACGGCCCGCTTGATCCGTATCCTCCACCGCCTACGGGACATGGGCAACACGGTCATCGTCGTGGAGCATGACGAAGCGACGATCCGGGCCGCCGACTTCGTCGTCGACCTGGGTCCCGGCGCCGGTGAACAGGGCGGTTACCTGATCGCCGCCGAACCGCTCGACCGATTCCTGCGGCATCCGACGTCCGTCACGGCGGCCTATCTTCGGGGGGACCGTCGGATCCCCCAGCGCCCGCTTCTCCCCTTGGACCGTGTCCCGTGGCTTCGGCTCCGGAACGTCCGCCGTCATAACCTGGCCGGCATCGACGTCCAGATCCCTCTGGGCCGTCTGACGGCCGTCACCGGGGTGTCCGGTTCTGGGAAATCGACCTTGGTCTTCGACGTGATCTACGAGGAGATCACCCGTTACCACCAAAGCCGGGGACGAGCCACGCCCCTATACTGCGACGCCATCGAGGGCCTCGAATTCATTCGACAGGCCGTCGTCGTCGACCAGAGTCCCGTCGGCCGGACGCCCCGCTCGACACCGGCCACATACATCGGCGTTTTCGACGATATCCGCAAATTTTTCGCCTCCCAGCCGACGGCCCGGGTATGGGGCTACAGCCCCGGCCGTTTTAGCTTCAACCGGCCGGAAGGGCGATGCCACTACTGCGAGGGCATGGGCTACCGTCGGGTCCGCCTCCACTTCATGCCGGACGCTTACGTCCTCTGCGAAGACTGCGGGGGCGACCGCTACAACGCCGATACTCTGAAGGTGACCTGGCAGGGCCGCTCGATCGCCGATATCCTCAAGATGACGGTGGACGAGGCTTTGCAGTTTTTCCAGGCCTTTCCCAGCATCACACGAAAGCTCCAGGTCCTGTCGGACCTGGCTTTGGGGTACCTCCGCCTGGGTCAGCCCAGCCATACCTTGTCCGGCGGCGAATCCCAACGCCTGAAACTGGCTCGGGAACTGACTCGAAGCGCCCGGGGCGGGATTCTCTACCTGTTGGACGAACCGACGACGGGCCTCCATGCCGAAGACATCCGGTACCTGCTTCAGGTCCTAAACCGGCTGGTCGAACAGGGCCATACGGTCGTTGTCATCGAGCACCATCCGGACGTCATCCGGAACGCCGACTACGTCCTCGACCTGGGGCCGGGCGGGGGACGGTGGGGCGGCCGGGTCGTAGCTTGCGGCCCGCCCCCGGTCGTGGCGGCCTGTGCGGCCAGTGCGACGGGTCAAATCTTGAAGTCCGTCTTGCAGGCGGACGGCGGAAAGCATGGAATGGATAATCACATGGAAACCGGAGCTAGGCACGTATGA
- the mglA_1 gene encoding Mutual gliding-motility protein MglA — protein MPVFNYAARELILKIVYYGPALCGKTTNLEYIYAQLPPDKKGKMLSLATESDRTLFFDFLPIELGTVQGWKVRVQLYTVPGQVFYDATRRLVLKGADGIVFVADSQKEMLESNLESWENMKTNLAHNNLDFWNIPLVLQYNKRDLKNILPVPTLEARINERKAPYFEAVAIHGTGVMETLREAVKLTLQAVQQRIATRPEAATGTPSEVSPPRIEPPPPPPPGAFLQAPGLSEAVPADRPLVEPVAPVAEPEPAPSNAATSFESIDEMLELQPIEEVMAETPSGLELSAPPQAPLEEEPIETFETMLLEETTPPPSEVARPPSPPAPAESVGLTPDLSPPPPPSESPAPVPIETPPAPRPAAPRWAVDARSEPVTVEVTSTAEGLHIRLTLHITLHLITQPGRSTEGGDGTVE, from the coding sequence ATGCCGGTCTTTAACTACGCGGCCCGAGAGTTGATCCTCAAAATCGTCTATTACGGGCCGGCCCTCTGCGGCAAGACGACGAATCTGGAATACATCTACGCCCAGTTGCCCCCCGATAAAAAGGGCAAGATGCTCTCTCTGGCCACGGAGTCGGACCGGACCCTCTTCTTCGACTTCCTCCCCATCGAATTGGGGACCGTCCAAGGCTGGAAGGTCCGGGTCCAGCTCTACACCGTCCCCGGCCAGGTCTTCTACGACGCCACCCGCCGCCTCGTCCTGAAGGGTGCCGACGGCATCGTGTTCGTCGCCGACTCCCAAAAGGAAATGCTGGAGTCTAATCTGGAAAGCTGGGAGAACATGAAGACCAACCTGGCGCACAACAACCTGGACTTTTGGAATATTCCCCTGGTCCTCCAATATAACAAGCGAGACCTTAAAAACATCTTGCCCGTTCCGACCCTCGAGGCCCGTATCAACGAACGGAAGGCGCCTTACTTCGAAGCCGTCGCCATCCACGGGACCGGCGTGATGGAAACCCTCCGAGAGGCCGTGAAGCTTACCCTCCAGGCCGTCCAGCAACGTATCGCCACCCGGCCCGAGGCGGCCACCGGAACGCCCTCCGAAGTCTCCCCGCCCCGGATCGAACCGCCGCCCCCGCCGCCCCCGGGCGCATTCTTGCAAGCGCCGGGTCTCTCCGAAGCGGTCCCGGCGGACCGGCCCCTGGTAGAACCCGTCGCCCCCGTCGCCGAACCGGAGCCTGCTCCATCGAATGCCGCCACATCCTTCGAAAGCATCGACGAGATGCTCGAACTGCAACCCATCGAAGAGGTCATGGCCGAAACACCGTCCGGTTTGGAGCTCTCGGCCCCGCCCCAGGCACCCTTGGAGGAGGAACCCATCGAGACGTTTGAAACGATGCTCCTGGAGGAAACGACGCCGCCGCCTTCCGAAGTCGCCCGGCCCCCGTCCCCGCCCGCCCCTGCGGAGAGCGTCGGCCTGACCCCAGACCTGTCCCCGCCACCCCCTCCTTCGGAGAGTCCGGCACCGGTGCCCATCGAGACGCCCCCGGCCCCACGCCCGGCGGCGCCTCGATGGGCTGTAGACGCACGTTCCGAACCGGTTACCGTAGAGGTCACGTCGACGGCTGAAGGCCTTCACATTCGCTTGACCCTCCACATCACGCTTCACCTGATCACCCAGCCGGGTCGATCGACGGAAGGAGGGGATGGGACGGTGGAGTGA
- the der gene encoding GTPase Der gives MQKIRETVTAPAPVTITLIGRPNVGKSTLFNRLTGRRQAIVTSVPGTTRDRREGTFVWNGLQYRLYDTGGLFADETEMFQEAILEQCRRAIEESAVVWLVVDGREGLTASDIELMAWLRKQGKPVWVLVNKLDTPSLQRQAAEFYRLGPARLWAISAETGLGLGDLLDELTRQWPSVPETPEGPTPEEIPRIAIVGRPNVGKSSLVNRLLGYPRVIVSEIPGTTRDVVDVEWRWDGHRWILLDTAGHKKRSKARDWPERVSLLMMRRALVRSDLVWLVLDATQPISRRDRQLAGWSLREGKGLLVLWNKVDLVPASARPALLQQAREFLKFVDYAPVLCVSALTGEGLAGLIETTETVWHNLTRRITTGVLNRYFEHEADTVVGMAQGRPIRLKYITQVSIRPPTFALFLSRLGRVRPEHLQKIEKWLRHQSDFTGTPIRLLIAGREARRAYRKKSSPSSASAPFRSPGVAVGRR, from the coding sequence ATGCAGAAAATTCGTGAAACGGTTACGGCACCGGCCCCTGTCACGATTACTCTCATCGGCCGACCCAACGTGGGAAAATCCACGTTATTCAACCGTCTGACGGGTCGCCGTCAAGCCATCGTCACGTCGGTCCCCGGCACGACCCGGGACCGTCGGGAAGGGACCTTCGTGTGGAACGGGCTTCAGTACCGGCTGTATGACACGGGCGGCCTATTTGCCGACGAGACCGAAATGTTCCAAGAGGCCATCCTCGAGCAGTGCCGCCGGGCCATCGAGGAAAGTGCGGTCGTGTGGCTCGTCGTGGATGGCCGTGAAGGTCTTACGGCGTCCGACATCGAGTTGATGGCCTGGCTTCGGAAGCAGGGCAAACCCGTCTGGGTCCTGGTCAACAAACTGGATACGCCGAGCCTTCAGCGACAAGCGGCCGAGTTCTACCGACTCGGTCCGGCCCGCCTGTGGGCCATCAGCGCCGAGACGGGCCTCGGCCTGGGCGACCTCTTGGACGAATTGACCCGCCAGTGGCCCAGCGTGCCGGAAACTCCGGAAGGCCCCACCCCTGAGGAAATCCCCCGCATCGCCATCGTCGGACGACCCAATGTCGGGAAATCCTCCTTAGTCAACCGACTGCTGGGCTACCCCCGGGTCATCGTCAGCGAAATCCCGGGCACGACCCGGGACGTCGTGGACGTCGAGTGGCGATGGGATGGACACCGTTGGATCTTGCTGGATACGGCGGGCCATAAGAAGCGCTCCAAGGCCCGGGACTGGCCGGAACGGGTCAGCCTTCTCATGATGCGGCGGGCGCTGGTCCGGTCCGACCTCGTGTGGCTGGTCCTCGATGCGACCCAGCCTATCAGCCGCCGGGACCGTCAACTGGCCGGCTGGTCCCTGCGGGAAGGCAAGGGCCTGCTGGTCCTCTGGAACAAGGTCGACCTCGTCCCGGCTTCGGCTCGTCCCGCCTTGCTCCAGCAGGCCCGGGAATTCTTGAAGTTCGTGGACTATGCACCCGTCCTGTGCGTGTCGGCCCTCACGGGCGAAGGCCTGGCGGGCCTCATCGAGACGACGGAAACGGTATGGCACAATCTGACCCGACGAATCACGACCGGCGTCTTAAATCGTTACTTCGAACACGAAGCCGATACCGTCGTCGGGATGGCCCAGGGCCGGCCCATCCGACTCAAGTACATCACTCAGGTCTCGATACGGCCGCCGACTTTTGCCCTTTTCCTGAGCCGTCTCGGCCGCGTCCGTCCCGAGCACCTCCAGAAAATCGAGAAGTGGCTCCGCCACCAGTCAGACTTCACTGGGACCCCGATCCGACTCCTCATCGCCGGCCGAGAAGCCCGGCGGGCCTATCGGAAAAAATCCAGTCCCTCGTCGGCGTCAGCTCCCTTCAGGAGTCCGGGCGTCGCCGTCGGACGTCGATAG
- the yacL gene encoding putative PIN and TRAM-domain containing protein YacL yields MMMGWVRLLFWVALWATGFWAVRLWKGAAWPPWTAWLGGLTMIALAEGFVWAVRKTGEQKRVGMAFGFLSSLLVASLAAIPVGVLPMEPPVKTFIGATLFLLIAFVGLLLGYQYPTWFHPMRVLELLKSYHSGKNYKILDTSVIIDGRIADLVETGFIEGTLVVPRFVLRELQYIADSADPVRRNRGRRGLEMLQRMQKKGDIDIAIMEVDFPAVKEVDLKLIELAKQIAAKIITNDYNLNKVAQLHNVKVLNINELATALKPVVLPGETMNVYILKEGKEYNQGVAYLEDGTMVVVDNARKMIGRNIEITVTSVLQTSMGKMIFGKYEGPQAGSS; encoded by the coding sequence ATGATGATGGGATGGGTTCGCTTGCTATTTTGGGTGGCCCTGTGGGCCACGGGCTTTTGGGCAGTGCGGCTCTGGAAAGGTGCGGCGTGGCCCCCCTGGACGGCCTGGCTGGGCGGCCTGACGATGATTGCCCTGGCGGAAGGGTTTGTGTGGGCCGTCCGGAAGACGGGCGAGCAGAAACGGGTCGGTATGGCCTTTGGTTTCCTCTCGTCCCTGCTGGTCGCCAGCCTGGCGGCGATCCCTGTGGGCGTCTTGCCGATGGAGCCGCCCGTGAAGACCTTCATCGGGGCGACTCTTTTCCTACTCATCGCCTTCGTGGGCCTGCTGTTGGGTTACCAGTATCCCACCTGGTTCCATCCCATGCGAGTCCTTGAACTCCTAAAGTCTTACCACAGCGGGAAGAACTACAAAATCTTGGACACCAGCGTCATCATCGACGGCCGCATCGCCGACCTGGTCGAGACGGGCTTCATCGAGGGCACCCTCGTCGTCCCCCGCTTCGTCCTGCGGGAGCTCCAGTACATCGCCGACTCGGCCGACCCCGTCCGCCGTAATCGGGGCCGCCGGGGTCTGGAGATGCTCCAGCGCATGCAGAAGAAGGGGGACATCGACATCGCCATCATGGAGGTCGACTTCCCGGCCGTGAAAGAGGTCGACCTGAAGCTCATCGAGCTGGCCAAGCAGATTGCCGCTAAGATCATCACCAACGACTACAACTTGAACAAGGTCGCCCAGCTCCACAACGTGAAGGTCCTCAACATTAACGAACTTGCTACGGCCCTGAAGCCCGTCGTCTTGCCCGGAGAGACGATGAACGTTTACATCCTGAAGGAGGGTAAGGAATACAACCAAGGCGTGGCCTACCTGGAGGACGGCACGATGGTCGTCGTCGACAACGCCCGCAAGATGATCGGTCGGAACATCGAGATCACGGTAACCAGCGTGCTCCAGACCTCGATGGGCAAGATGATCTTCGGGAAGTACGAGGGCCCCCAGGCGGGCTCGTCGTGA